A region from the Methanothermobacter sp. genome encodes:
- a CDS encoding (5-formylfuran-3-yl)methyl phosphate synthase, producing MLLLISPVNTEEALEAIEGGADIVDVKNPHEGSLGANFPWVIRRVREMTPDEMLVSATLGDVPYKPGTVALAAMGALVSGADYIKVGLYGTKNYEEAVDVMKNVVRAVKDESDAIVVAAGYADAHRVGAVDPMEIPRVAADSGADLAMLDTAVKDGKSLFDFMDMERLESFVSETRDHGLKSALAGSVGREHLKPLYDIGCDVVGIRGAACVGGDRNTGRIHRTAVRELKELIESF from the coding sequence TTGCTTCTATTGATAAGTCCAGTTAACACAGAGGAGGCACTTGAAGCCATAGAAGGCGGTGCAGACATAGTTGACGTTAAGAACCCCCATGAGGGATCTCTTGGGGCTAACTTCCCATGGGTTATCCGCCGGGTCAGGGAGATGACACCCGATGAGATGCTTGTGAGCGCCACCCTGGGTGATGTGCCCTACAAGCCAGGGACAGTGGCGCTGGCAGCCATGGGGGCCCTTGTATCAGGTGCAGACTACATAAAGGTCGGCCTCTACGGGACAAAAAACTATGAAGAGGCGGTTGATGTCATGAAGAACGTTGTAAGGGCGGTTAAGGATGAATCCGACGCAATCGTAGTTGCAGCTGGCTACGCCGACGCCCACCGTGTGGGTGCAGTGGATCCAATGGAGATACCCCGCGTCGCCGCAGATTCAGGGGCTGACCTTGCAATGCTTGACACCGCTGTGAAGGATGGTAAGTCACTTTTTGATTTCATGGACATGGAACGGCTGGAATCATTTGTCTCAGAAACCAGGGACCATGGACTGAAATCCGCCCTTGCAGGGTCCGTTGGAAGGGAGCACCTCAAACCACTCTATGATATTGGATGTGATGTGGTCGGCATAAGGGGTGCCGCATGTGTTGGCGGAGACCGCAACACCGGCAGAATTCACAGGACAGCTGTGAGGGAGCTCAAAGAACTGATAGAAAGCTTCTAA
- the guaB gene encoding IMP dehydrogenase produces the protein MYTKKLREAETGYTFDDFLLLPQASYVEPKDVETSGRVSRNIRLKIPIISSAMDTVTEYEMAIAMAQEGGMGVIHRNMSIKDQVEQVKKVKRSGDLTIRDVITISPDSTLREAHEIMDQEEISGLPVVEDGILIGIISRRDIEPIFNSEADRKVDQVMTRDVVTVDESVTPSEALDIAYENKVERLPVVKDGKIVGILTMKDILERKRYPNASRDSEGYLMVAAATGPFDLERAHALDEAGADILAIDSAHGHNMNLVKSAGKMKREIDADLIVGNIATREAAEDLIAQDVDGLKVGIGPGSMCTTRIIAGVGVPQLTAIAEVADVAAEYDVPVIADGGIRYSGDIAKAVAVGADCVMLGNLLAGTYEAPGDVVVMNGRKYKQYRGMGSLGAMTGGIGAGTDRYFQEPKGHMKHTKVVPEGVEGVVPYRGTVSEVLFQLIGGLRASMGYCGAANLSEMKEKAKLVRITSSGIKESHPHDLLITNESPNYPTLK, from the coding sequence ATGTACACGAAAAAGTTGAGGGAAGCAGAAACCGGTTACACATTTGATGATTTTCTCCTTCTTCCCCAGGCATCATATGTGGAACCAAAGGATGTGGAGACATCTGGAAGGGTCTCAAGAAATATCAGGCTCAAGATACCCATAATAAGCTCTGCGATGGACACCGTTACAGAGTATGAAATGGCTATCGCAATGGCTCAGGAGGGCGGAATGGGTGTTATCCACAGGAACATGAGCATCAAGGACCAGGTGGAGCAGGTCAAGAAGGTCAAGAGGTCAGGTGACCTCACAATAAGGGATGTTATAACCATATCACCGGACTCCACCCTCAGGGAGGCCCATGAGATAATGGATCAGGAGGAGATCAGCGGGCTGCCCGTGGTTGAGGATGGAATACTCATAGGTATAATAAGCCGGAGGGACATTGAGCCCATATTTAACTCCGAGGCCGACAGAAAGGTTGACCAGGTGATGACAAGGGATGTCGTCACGGTTGATGAATCTGTAACCCCATCAGAGGCCCTTGACATAGCCTACGAGAACAAGGTTGAAAGGCTCCCTGTTGTGAAGGACGGGAAGATCGTTGGTATACTCACCATGAAGGACATACTTGAGAGGAAGAGGTACCCCAATGCATCAAGGGACAGTGAGGGTTACCTCATGGTTGCAGCAGCCACAGGACCATTTGACCTTGAAAGGGCCCATGCACTTGATGAGGCAGGGGCAGATATACTGGCAATTGACAGCGCCCATGGACACAACATGAACCTTGTTAAGAGCGCCGGGAAAATGAAGAGGGAGATAGACGCGGACCTAATAGTGGGTAACATCGCAACCAGGGAGGCTGCAGAGGACCTCATCGCACAGGACGTTGATGGCCTCAAGGTTGGTATAGGTCCCGGGTCGATGTGCACCACCAGGATAATTGCAGGTGTGGGTGTGCCGCAGCTCACCGCCATAGCAGAGGTGGCTGATGTGGCAGCAGAGTACGATGTTCCTGTGATCGCCGATGGTGGTATAAGGTACTCAGGGGATATTGCAAAGGCAGTGGCTGTTGGGGCGGACTGTGTCATGCTCGGGAACCTACTTGCAGGTACCTATGAGGCCCCAGGGGACGTTGTTGTTATGAATGGCCGTAAGTACAAGCAGTACCGTGGAATGGGGTCCCTGGGTGCAATGACAGGCGGCATAGGCGCTGGGACAGACAGGTACTTCCAGGAGCCCAAGGGGCACATGAAGCACACCAAGGTCGTCCCTGAGGGTGTTGAGGGGGTTGTCCCCTATAGGGGAACTGTTAGTGAGGTCCTCTTCCAGTTAATCGGAGGTCTCAGGGCCTCAATGGGATACTGTGGTGCCGCAAACCTCAGTGAGATGAAGGAGAAGGCGAAGCTTGTAAGGATAACCTCAAGCGGTATAAAGGAGAGCCACCCCCACGACCTCCTCATAACCAATGAAAGCCCCAACTACCCCACACTTAAATAA
- a CDS encoding molybdenum cofactor guanylyltransferase: MKNRELNAAVVLCGGMGRRMGSDKGLLVMDGRTFIEIITDKLLEYFSEVTVVFRDSTQAGNYRDLLDSSIRVLTDEVRGVGPLGGIFTALGRISGSAALFLPCDSPLVTSEFLLNMKDAFRMMGDRCDAIVPCRDGLPEPLHSIYSVKIRDHIECLLAKNERRVGVLLNSIESCPIDAIRLDPTLRTFRNFNRPEDLRI, from the coding sequence ATGAAGAACCGTGAACTGAACGCCGCTGTGGTACTATGCGGGGGAATGGGCAGGAGGATGGGGTCAGATAAGGGCCTTCTTGTGATGGATGGAAGGACCTTCATTGAGATCATAACAGATAAGCTGCTGGAGTATTTCAGTGAGGTTACCGTGGTCTTCCGTGACAGCACGCAGGCAGGTAATTACAGGGATCTTCTCGATTCCAGTATCAGAGTCCTCACAGATGAGGTGCGGGGTGTTGGCCCGTTGGGGGGTATATTCACTGCCCTTGGAAGAATATCAGGTTCCGCGGCACTCTTTCTCCCCTGTGACTCTCCTCTTGTTACCAGCGAATTCCTCCTTAATATGAAGGATGCCTTCAGGATGATGGGGGATAGGTGTGATGCCATTGTACCCTGCAGGGATGGTCTACCCGAGCCGCTACACTCAATCTACTCGGTAAAAATAAGGGACCATATAGAGTGTCTGCTCGCCAAAAATGAAAGGAGAGTTGGGGTCCTCCTTAACTCCATTGAATCCTGCCCCATAGACGCTATCAGGCTGGATCCAACCCTTCGGACTTTCAGGAACTTCAACCGCCCGGAGGACCTCAGGATCTGA
- a CDS encoding pseudomurein-binding repeat-containing protein, with the protein MERLTLEQYREMVNEIIEFKNLYGSLPEYALVDGKKIRKEHYIDMIERVNKFVLEMGRNPRTVDIRS; encoded by the coding sequence ATGGAACGTTTGACCCTTGAGCAGTATAGGGAAATGGTTAATGAGATAATTGAATTTAAGAATCTGTACGGGTCTTTACCGGAATATGCCCTCGTCGATGGGAAGAAAATCCGCAAAGAACACTACATCGACATGATCGAGAGGGTAAACAAGTTTGTTCTTGAGATGGGAAGGAATCCCCGCACTGTGGATATCAGATCCTGA
- the cbiT gene encoding precorrin-6Y C5,15-methyltransferase (decarboxylating) subunit CbiT, with the protein MIPDHEFIKNPSVPGPTAMEVRCLLMCLADPRKGDIAVDVGCGTGGVTLELSRRAERVYAIDKSPDAISTTEMNLKKHGLGDNVTLICGDAVEALSEIDALDIAVIGGSGGRLGEILEVVTDKLRDGGRILITAILLETRCEAVKCLRELGFNVNITELSIKRGRVLERGTMMVSKNPIAVIYTENSD; encoded by the coding sequence TTGATACCTGACCATGAATTCATAAAGAACCCCTCTGTACCGGGACCAACAGCCATGGAGGTGAGGTGCCTCCTTATGTGCCTTGCAGATCCCCGGAAAGGGGACATCGCGGTTGATGTGGGGTGTGGAACGGGTGGAGTGACCCTTGAACTTTCAAGGAGGGCTGAAAGGGTCTATGCAATTGATAAAAGCCCCGATGCAATTTCAACAACAGAGATGAACCTTAAAAAGCATGGACTGGGGGATAACGTCACACTGATATGTGGTGATGCAGTGGAAGCCCTCTCTGAAATTGATGCACTGGACATTGCCGTGATCGGGGGAAGCGGCGGTAGACTTGGGGAAATACTTGAAGTGGTTACAGATAAACTTAGAGATGGTGGAAGGATCCTTATAACAGCAATACTCCTTGAGACAAGATGCGAGGCCGTGAAGTGCCTGCGGGAGCTTGGATTCAATGTTAACATAACCGAGCTGAGCATAAAAAGGGGCCGTGTACTTGAAAGGGGGACCATGATGGTTTCAAAGAACCCCATCGCAGTGATTTACACGGAGAATTCAGATTAA
- a CDS encoding UbiX family flavin prenyltransferase, with the protein MIILAMTGASGVIYGDRILRALKDAGVNVGLMITDTARDIIRYELGRDPETLEEMADECFDSDDFTSAVNSGSSSFSAMVIAPCTMKTLSAIANGYAGNALTRAADVCLKERRKLVLVPRETPLRSVHLENMLRVSREGGIILPAMPGFYHRPSSIEEIADFIAGKVLDVLGIENELFRRWSGEDMKRP; encoded by the coding sequence ATGATAATACTGGCAATGACAGGTGCAAGTGGCGTTATCTACGGGGATAGAATACTCAGGGCCCTGAAGGACGCCGGGGTAAATGTTGGACTCATGATAACCGATACTGCACGTGATATAATCAGATACGAACTTGGAAGAGACCCTGAAACCCTGGAGGAGATGGCTGATGAGTGCTTTGATTCTGATGACTTCACATCAGCAGTTAACAGTGGCTCCTCCAGTTTCAGTGCCATGGTCATAGCACCATGCACAATGAAGACCCTATCAGCGATAGCCAACGGATATGCAGGCAATGCACTCACAAGGGCCGCTGACGTGTGCCTCAAGGAGAGGCGTAAACTGGTCCTTGTGCCAAGGGAGACCCCCCTTAGAAGTGTGCACCTTGAAAACATGCTGAGGGTTTCAAGGGAGGGGGGTATAATACTCCCTGCCATGCCCGGATTCTACCACAGACCATCATCAATAGAGGAAATCGCCGACTTCATAGCTGGTAAGGTGCTGGACGTCCTGGGGATAGAGAATGAACTCTTCAGAAGGTGGAGCGGTGAGGACATGAAAAGGCCTTAA
- a CDS encoding HD domain-containing protein — protein MKFIRDSVHGNLKLTEFEVRVVDTPQFQRLRRIKQLGFTNLIYPGANHSRFEHSIGAMYLASRLAEHLNLGPEKKSILRLCALLHDVGHGPFSHVSEGVLERSHESLTRELIRESVLGEIISEEFDLEQVMRILRGEGVLGQAINGELDVDRMDYLLRDSHYTGVAYGIIDVERLIYNMKMENDLVLDRKGVQAAESALLARYFMYPSVYQHHTTRIVNSMFRRCLRSLISEGVLDESRIYRYDDMDLIVMCREQEGLAGDMIRRLDNRDLLKTVDSVKLNELEDPQRVFRITDAEIRKAEREIAEDMDLDPDYVVVNLPEYPAFDEMRTQVSVGDSIVNLSHISSLVGALKEARFNHADICVYVPRESAEAFREFSLHDYMDLPERRPAHPRQLRLTVPDYLKFR, from the coding sequence ATGAAATTCATAAGGGACAGCGTCCACGGTAACCTTAAACTCACCGAATTTGAGGTGAGGGTTGTTGACACACCCCAGTTTCAGAGGCTCAGGAGGATAAAGCAGCTGGGATTCACGAATCTGATATACCCCGGGGCAAACCATTCAAGGTTCGAACACTCCATAGGGGCCATGTACCTGGCATCGAGGCTGGCAGAGCACCTCAACCTTGGACCTGAAAAGAAGAGTATACTGAGGCTCTGCGCCCTCCTCCATGACGTGGGTCACGGTCCATTCTCACATGTATCAGAGGGCGTCCTTGAAAGGTCCCATGAGAGCCTCACAAGGGAACTCATAAGGGAATCTGTGCTCGGTGAGATAATATCAGAGGAGTTCGACCTTGAACAGGTTATGAGGATACTGAGGGGTGAGGGTGTCCTTGGACAGGCGATCAATGGGGAGCTTGACGTTGACAGGATGGATTACCTTCTGCGGGACTCCCACTACACAGGGGTGGCCTACGGTATAATAGACGTTGAAAGGCTGATATACAATATGAAGATGGAGAACGACCTTGTTCTTGACAGGAAGGGTGTTCAGGCCGCAGAGTCCGCCCTGCTTGCAAGGTACTTCATGTACCCCAGCGTCTACCAGCACCACACCACGAGGATCGTGAACTCCATGTTCAGGAGGTGCCTCCGGAGCCTCATATCTGAGGGGGTGCTCGATGAGTCCAGGATATACCGGTATGACGACATGGACCTCATCGTCATGTGCAGGGAACAGGAGGGCCTTGCAGGTGATATGATAAGGAGACTGGATAACCGTGACCTCCTCAAGACGGTGGACTCTGTAAAGCTCAATGAATTAGAGGACCCCCAGAGGGTATTCAGGATCACAGATGCTGAGATAAGAAAGGCCGAGAGGGAGATCGCAGAGGATATGGACCTGGACCCTGATTATGTTGTGGTCAACCTTCCCGAGTACCCTGCATTTGATGAGATGAGGACCCAGGTTTCTGTGGGGGACTCCATCGTGAACCTGAGTCATATCTCAAGCCTCGTGGGGGCGCTGAAGGAGGCGAGGTTCAACCATGCAGATATCTGTGTCTACGTGCCCCGCGAATCCGCCGAGGCATTCAGGGAATTCAGCCTCCACGACTACATGGATCTCCCCGAGAGAAGACCAGCACACCCCCGGCAGCTCCGACTCACGGTACCTGATTACCTTAAATTCAGATAA
- a CDS encoding molybdenum cofactor biosynthesis protein MoaE: protein MMVMVTDEKEAFRMDDLLEHVKKSPYLDECGAVFTFEGIVRGVDDERTEKLILTTPDIEKAQRELEGIVKDVMEKYPVRDVAVVHYVGEFYVSETLFMVAVAGPHRGETLEALQEIIERTKYEIDFRKEEYTTSGRNVIMSGG from the coding sequence ATGATGGTCATGGTGACAGATGAAAAGGAGGCCTTCAGAATGGATGACCTCCTGGAACATGTGAAGAAGAGCCCCTACCTTGATGAATGCGGAGCAGTGTTCACCTTTGAGGGCATCGTCCGTGGTGTTGATGATGAGAGGACAGAGAAACTCATACTGACAACACCTGACATTGAAAAGGCCCAGAGGGAACTGGAGGGGATAGTAAAGGATGTGATGGAGAAGTACCCTGTGAGGGACGTGGCCGTTGTGCACTACGTCGGGGAGTTCTATGTATCTGAGACCCTCTTCATGGTTGCGGTTGCAGGACCCCACCGCGGGGAAACCCTTGAGGCCCTCCAGGAGATAATCGAGAGGACAAAATACGAAATAGACTTCAGAAAGGAGGAGTACACCACGAGCGGCAGGAACGTTATCATGTCAGGCGGCTAG
- a CDS encoding nicotinamide-nucleotide adenylyltransferase, protein MRGLLVGRMQPFHRGHLQVIKRVLREVDELIICIGSAQLSHSLRDPFTAGERVMMLTKALSENGIPASSYYIIPVQDIECNALWVAHIKMLTPPFDRVYSGNPLVQRLFSEDGYEVTAPPLFYRDRYSGTEVRRRMLDDGDWRSLLPDSVVEVIEEINGVERIKHLAKKEVSELV, encoded by the coding sequence ATGAGGGGATTACTGGTTGGAAGGATGCAGCCATTCCACCGGGGACACCTCCAGGTTATAAAGAGGGTGCTCAGGGAGGTTGATGAACTCATAATATGTATCGGGAGCGCCCAGCTGAGCCACAGCCTCAGGGACCCCTTCACAGCCGGTGAGAGGGTGATGATGCTGACCAAGGCACTCAGTGAGAACGGTATCCCTGCATCAAGTTACTATATCATACCCGTCCAGGATATAGAGTGCAACGCCCTCTGGGTTGCACATATAAAGATGCTGACACCCCCATTTGACAGGGTATACAGTGGAAACCCCCTTGTCCAGCGGCTCTTCAGTGAGGACGGCTATGAGGTGACCGCACCCCCACTGTTCTACAGGGACAGGTACTCAGGGACAGAGGTGAGGCGGAGGATGCTGGATGATGGTGACTGGCGCTCACTCCTTCCAGACTCAGTGGTTGAGGTTATAGAGGAGATAAATGGTGTTGAAAGAATAAAACACCTTGCAAAAAAGGAAGTTAGTGAACTGGTGTAG
- a CDS encoding ABC transporter ATP-binding protein, translated as MIRVENLTKTYKLENGDEFRALSNVNLEVSEGEILGILGMSGSGKTTLLRILRGVEPFDSGRITLDDVTVEADSGQYYFSKLKKKTAIHLQRSFGLWSETALQNVIRKLYAAKYGDESMTDFDFAYDEFGEEAMELLRVVGLDHKADHFAPVLSGGEKQRLIMARQLAKKPRVLLLDEPATMSCPGTKQEILDAIKNINRELGVTVVLVSHLPEVHEYLADRLVLMEDGRIVDEGEPGRIIERFMGDIEPPVDYTPPRSEREILRVRNLAKRFVLLKGGAVLEMRDVNLDIREGEIVSIIGPSGAGKTVLLRMIGGLDLPDEGTVEFRLNSEWVNMHEPGVKRMGVRRKMGFMHQEFALVHHATIRSQIASRLGVKGEHVVAEARKRAEELGISDMVLDVLYQLTDLPETEARYRLEKLGLSPEILEELFPSFPDSEVKKYAEPIFRALDLPMDILDRKSYELSGGERVRATLALVLASRPDVLVLDEPFGDLDPITLRMVSNSLRRINMEFGTTIIMVSHHVDFIRELSTRAVMVEDGRLVMDGEPDGLCDEFVERSHAKYLQRVKG; from the coding sequence ATGATAAGGGTGGAGAACCTGACAAAGACCTATAAACTTGAGAATGGAGATGAATTCAGGGCACTTTCTAATGTTAACCTTGAGGTTTCTGAGGGGGAAATACTGGGAATACTTGGAATGAGTGGCTCAGGTAAGACAACACTTCTGAGGATCCTGAGGGGTGTTGAACCCTTCGATTCAGGGAGGATCACCCTGGATGATGTAACCGTTGAGGCTGATTCAGGACAGTACTACTTCTCAAAGCTCAAAAAGAAGACTGCAATCCACCTCCAGAGGTCATTTGGTCTCTGGTCGGAGACCGCCCTTCAGAATGTCATAAGGAAGCTGTACGCTGCAAAATATGGTGACGAGTCCATGACGGACTTTGACTTCGCCTATGATGAATTCGGTGAGGAGGCAATGGAACTACTCAGGGTGGTTGGACTCGACCACAAGGCCGATCACTTTGCACCTGTCCTCAGCGGTGGCGAGAAGCAGAGGCTCATAATGGCCAGGCAACTTGCAAAAAAACCCAGGGTACTCCTTCTTGATGAACCCGCAACCATGTCATGCCCGGGGACGAAGCAGGAGATACTGGATGCCATAAAGAACATCAACAGGGAACTGGGTGTCACGGTGGTGCTGGTCTCACACCTGCCTGAGGTCCACGAGTACCTTGCAGACCGCCTGGTTCTGATGGAGGACGGGCGCATCGTTGATGAGGGGGAACCCGGGAGGATCATAGAGAGGTTCATGGGGGACATTGAGCCCCCGGTTGACTATACACCCCCCAGATCAGAGAGGGAGATCCTCAGGGTCAGGAACCTGGCCAAGAGGTTTGTACTCCTCAAGGGAGGGGCAGTCCTTGAGATGAGGGATGTTAACCTTGATATCAGGGAGGGTGAGATAGTATCCATAATAGGGCCCAGTGGAGCCGGCAAGACGGTGCTCCTGCGGATGATAGGGGGCCTGGACCTTCCTGATGAGGGTACGGTGGAGTTCAGGCTTAACAGTGAATGGGTTAACATGCATGAACCTGGCGTTAAAAGGATGGGCGTAAGGAGGAAGATGGGTTTCATGCATCAGGAGTTTGCCCTTGTACATCATGCCACCATAAGGAGTCAGATAGCCTCAAGGCTTGGTGTTAAAGGTGAACATGTTGTTGCAGAGGCAAGGAAGAGGGCCGAGGAGCTTGGGATAAGTGATATGGTCCTTGATGTGCTCTACCAGCTCACGGATCTTCCTGAAACAGAGGCCCGCTACAGGCTTGAGAAACTTGGCCTCTCACCTGAGATACTTGAGGAGCTATTCCCGAGTTTCCCTGACAGTGAGGTTAAGAAGTATGCTGAGCCCATATTCAGGGCCCTGGACCTCCCTATGGACATACTTGACAGGAAATCCTATGAACTCTCAGGTGGTGAGCGGGTGAGGGCGACCCTTGCCCTTGTCCTTGCATCAAGGCCCGATGTCCTTGTCCTTGATGAGCCTTTCGGGGACCTTGACCCCATAACACTCAGGATGGTTTCAAATTCCCTCAGGAGGATCAACATGGAGTTCGGGACAACCATAATCATGGTGAGTCACCATGTGGATTTCATAAGGGAGCTCAGCACAAGGGCTGTGATGGTTGAGGACGGCCGTCTTGTAATGGACGGGGAACCAGATGGCCTCTGCGACGAGTTTGTTGAAAGGAGTCATGCAAAATACCTTCAGAGGGTTAAGGGGTGA
- a CDS encoding flavin reductase family protein, which yields MEFENFPVENAHRILTPRPTVIVTTVDGDGNINAAPFSFTMPVSIDPPIVAFASAPDHHTAVNVEDTHEFVLNITPVDIIDEMWITARDLPAGENELEAAGLNWIPSERVKPPRIAEAVAHLECELLRMCEVGDHNLIVGSVVNASVCSGCIRDGLLDVESVKPVLHVGGTVFVVGDHVRRIE from the coding sequence GTGGAATTTGAGAATTTTCCTGTTGAGAATGCACACAGAATACTTACTCCAAGGCCAACGGTCATTGTAACAACGGTGGATGGGGATGGGAATATAAATGCGGCCCCATTTTCCTTCACCATGCCTGTATCAATTGACCCCCCAATTGTGGCCTTTGCATCTGCACCGGACCACCACACTGCAGTGAATGTTGAGGACACCCATGAGTTTGTACTTAACATAACGCCGGTGGATATAATTGATGAGATGTGGATAACCGCCAGGGATCTCCCGGCGGGTGAGAATGAACTTGAGGCCGCGGGTCTTAACTGGATTCCATCGGAGAGGGTTAAGCCCCCCAGGATAGCAGAGGCGGTTGCGCACCTTGAATGTGAACTCCTCAGGATGTGTGAGGTTGGCGACCACAACCTCATAGTGGGCTCAGTTGTTAATGCATCGGTCTGCTCCGGGTGCATAAGGGATGGGCTCCTTGATGTTGAATCGGTTAAGCCGGTCCTCCATGTGGGTGGCACAGTTTTTGTTGTGGGGGATCATGTGAGGCGGATTGAATAG
- a CDS encoding universal stress protein codes for MFERIMVPTDGSEYAAKAEDLAIELAGRLGSVVVAVHVIDEKLIYPFDVLEEEGKEILAAVQRKGRDAGVQVDEVLVFGSPAHDMKKIAEKTGADLVVIASHGRSGLEKLLMGSVAETTLKTVEVPVLLVK; via the coding sequence ATGTTTGAGAGGATCATGGTCCCAACAGATGGTTCAGAGTATGCAGCAAAGGCTGAGGACCTTGCCATTGAACTTGCAGGTCGCCTGGGGTCTGTGGTGGTTGCTGTGCATGTTATCGATGAGAAGCTGATCTACCCCTTCGATGTCCTTGAGGAGGAGGGAAAGGAGATCCTGGCGGCTGTGCAGAGAAAGGGCAGGGATGCCGGTGTCCAGGTGGATGAGGTCCTGGTATTTGGGAGCCCGGCTCATGATATGAAGAAGATAGCTGAGAAGACAGGGGCGGATCTCGTGGTTATCGCATCCCATGGGCGTTCAGGTCTTGAGAAGCTTCTCATGGGTAGCGTGGCTGAGACCACCCTCAAGACGGTTGAGGTACCGGTACTACTTGTTAAATAA
- a CDS encoding pseudomurein-binding repeat-containing protein, with product MAQFLDLLVRATIQINAGNLKPLSTRNVGYAGSTETTRSIRLSKSLYISTAITIRNSINRYGTAPKYATTKYGKIPFKRLVYLYSKVLGFYGTYKRLPSYVSI from the coding sequence ATGGCACAGTTCCTGGACCTCCTTGTGCGTGCAACCATCCAGATCAACGCAGGCAACCTGAAACCACTCAGCACACGAAACGTAGGCTATGCGGGCTCAACAGAAACCACCCGATCAATCAGACTCTCAAAATCACTTTATATATCCACAGCAATCACCATAAGAAACTCAATAAACAGATACGGAACGGCACCCAAATACGCAACAACCAAGTATGGGAAAATACCCTTCAAAAGACTCGTCTACCTCTACAGCAAAGTCCTGGGATTTTATGGAACCTACAAAAGACTCCCCAGCTACGTGAGTATCTAA
- a CDS encoding rubredoxin, whose translation MKRYKCRVCGYIYDPEKGEPRTDTPPGTPFEDLPETWRCPSCGAKKKMFKPLD comes from the coding sequence TTGAAAAGATACAAATGCAGGGTTTGTGGATACATCTACGACCCTGAGAAGGGCGAACCAAGGACAGACACACCACCAGGAACACCGTTTGAGGACCTCCCTGAAACATGGAGGTGCCCGTCATGCGGTGCAAAGAAGAAGATGTTCAAACCACTTGACTGA
- the rd gene encoding rubredoxin, translating to MDKYVCQMCGYIYDPEEGDPTSGIEPGTPFEDLPDDWVCPVCGVGKDQFKKMD from the coding sequence ATGGACAAATACGTCTGCCAGATGTGCGGATATATCTACGACCCTGAAGAGGGAGACCCCACATCAGGGATAGAACCCGGAACACCCTTTGAGGACCTCCCCGACGACTGGGTATGCCCTGTATGTGGCGTTGGAAAGGACCAGTTCAAGAAGATGGATTAA